The proteins below are encoded in one region of Brachionichthys hirsutus isolate HB-005 chromosome 12, CSIRO-AGI_Bhir_v1, whole genome shotgun sequence:
- the dcaf6 gene encoding DDB1- and CUL4-associated factor 6 isoform X2 — translation MVTMSCSGNLVWDVNKRLIGYNDPYTIRSNYLGRREFVQRLKLEGTLNVHDGCVNTISWSDTGEYILSGSDDTFLVISNPYNKKVKKSIRSGHRANIFSAKFMPHTNGQEIISCSGDGVIFYTHTEKSPDHNRQCQFTCHYGTAYEIMTVPNDPYTFLSCGEDGTVRWFDLRTKTSCTKEDCKDDILINCRRAATSISISPLMPYYLAVGCSDSSVRIYDRRMLGTRATGNYMGRGTTGMCVRFVPDHLSNKSCRVTSLCYSQDGQEVLVSYSSDYIYLFNPKDDQARELKGASEERREELRQPPVKRLRLRGDWSDTGPRARPESERERDGEQSPNVSLMQRMSDMLSRWFEEASEAQGSRGTRPQIRPRGTAARPEEASDAPPVPAGGSSQESSTPERPGGADVPEAPAGPADPIPKSSSSSSASSSAVTAPPPPSSSSTESSAPSTSSPDSEQRSQAAATGTSTSTATPPSEPALSEYGPHRLPISLVCRRLQRLLRLADPPGRGPRASPPSSAAPERQPQRAAAAGATAETHALTDSPSSVVNKQLGSMTLDEQQGAAEAAGSPPGQPVPAPVSSGAPAASTGTSRPSTAEPVLSLHYSSEGTTHSTIKLDFTDEWSSSASGSMGAGGSKASEAAPSRAGLSKQTSASEQAPSDPPGQQSVSEAPTVQPGSASSSSGSSVQTPTEDSFEGATGASAPSERTQPEGTSGGCRRAGPAAEEGSAGQSQPARSRQESDDSDDDPILIPPTRFRGQGQRGSAVGDRMIRRSAAARIQELFRRRKERREMEESETQNIRRPSVKMVYKGHRNSRTMIKESCFWGNNFVMSGSDCGHVFIWDRHTAEHLMLLEADNHVVNCLQPHPYDPILASSGIDYDIKIWSPLEESPSFNRVLANEVITRNELMLEETRNTITVPASFMLRMLASLNHIRSDRLEGDRSEGSGQENEDEQ, via the exons GTCAACACCATATCCTGGAGTGACACGGGCGAATACATCCTGTCCGGCTCAGACGATACGTTTCTGGTCATCAGCAACCCGTACAACAAGAAG GTCAAGAAGTCCATCCGTTCGGGCCATCGGGCGAACATCTTCAGTGCAAAGTTCATGCCCCACACCAACGGCCAGGAGATCATCTCCTGCTCCGGGGACGGCGTCATCTTCtacacccacacggagaagagcCCCGACCACAACAGGCAGTGCCAGTTCACCTGCCACTACGGGACGGCGTACGAG ATTATGACGGTACCAAACGACCCCTACACCTTCCTGTCCTGCGGGGAGGACGGCACGGTGCGATGGTTCGACCTTCGCACGAAGACGAGCTGCACTAAAGAGGACTGCAAAGAT GACATCCTGATAAACTGCCGGAGGGCTGCGACCTCGATCTCCATCTCCCCCCTGATGCCCTACTACCTGGCGGTGGGCTGCTCTGACAGCTCGGTACGCATCTATGACCGGCGCATGCTGGGCACCAGAGCCACAG GTAACTACATGGGCCGGGGGACGACCGGCATGTGCGTGAGGTTCGTGCCCGATCACCTGTCCAACAAGTCGTGCCGCGTGACCTCTCTCTGCTACAGCCAGGACGGGCAGGAGGTGCTGGTCAGCTACTCCTCCGATTACATCTACCTGTTCAATCCCAAAGACGACCAGGCCCGGGAGCTGAAGGGAgcgtcagaggagaggagggaggag CTGAGACAGCCTCCTGTGAAGCGCCTCCGTTTGCGGGGTGACTGGTCCGACACTGGGCCTCGAGCTCGACccgagagcgagagggagagagacg gagagcagAGCCCGAACGTGTCTCTGATGCAGCGGATGTCGGACATGTTGTCCCGCTGGTTCGAGGAGGCCAGCGAGGCTCAGGGGAGCAGAGGGACCCGTCCCCAGATCCGCCCCAGAG GGACGGCTGCCCGTCCGGAGGAGGCGTCGGATGCTCCTCCTGTCCCTGCAGGAGGCTCCAGCCAAGAGTCCAGCACCCCTGAGAGACCGGGCGGGGCAGATGTTCCAGAGGCACCGGCTGGTCCTGCCGACCCCATCCCTAAATCaagttcctcctcctcagcctcatCGTCAGCAGTcacagcgcctcctcctcccagctcctCGTCCACAGAGAGTTCAGCACCTTCCACCTCCTCGCCCGACTCGGAGCAGAGGAGTCAAGCCGCCGCGACCGGGACCTCCACATCCACGGCCACCCCCCCATCCGAACCTGCGCTCTCAG AGTACGGTCCTCATCGGCTGCCCATAAGTTTAGTGTGTAGGCGTTTGCAGCGGCTGCTCCGGCTGGCCGACCCACCGGGACGGGGTCCGCGAGCGTCCCCTCcgtcctctgcagctcctgagAGGCAGCcacaaagagctgctgctgccggggCGACTGCAGAGACGCACGCCCTCACAG ATTCCCCCTCGTCTGTGGTAAACAAACAGCTGGGATCCATGACTCTCGATGAACAGCAGg gagcagcagaggctgcaggTTCACCTCCCggtcaacctgtccctgcaccGGTCAGCAGCGGCGCTCCCGCCGCCTCCACTGGCACCAGTCGACCCAGTACAGCAGAGCCGGTCCTCAGCCTGCACTACAGCTCAGAGGGAACCACCCACAGCACCATTAAGCTGGACTTCACCGATGAGTG gAGCAGCAGCGCGTCCGGCTCTATGGGCGCCGGGGGCTCCAAAGCGTCTGAGGCGGCGCCGAGCAGAGCGGGTCTGTCGAAGCAGACCTCGGCGTCTGAGCAAG CTCCCTCCGACCCTCCGGGGCAGCAGAGCGTCTCTGAAGCCCCCACTGTGCAGCCGGGCAGCGCCTCCAGCTCCAGCGGCTCTTCCGTTCAGACCCCGACGGAGGACTCGTTCGAGGGGGCCACCGGGGCTTCCGCGCCGTCAGAGAGGACTCAGCCGGAGGGAACGTCGGGAGGCTGCAGGAGAGCGGGCCCTGCAGCGGAGGAAGGATCGGCGGGGCAGAGTCAGCCCGCCAGGAGCCGCCAGGAGTCCGACGACAGCGACGACGACCCCATTCTCATCCCGCCAACGAGGTTCAGAGGTCAGGGTCAGAG AGGATCTGCCGTAGGAGATAGGATGATAAG ACGCTCGGCGGCGGCTCGCATCCAGGAGCTGTTccgcaggaggaaggagagacggGAAATGGAGGAGAGCGAGACCCAGAATATCAGGAGACCCTCAGTCAAAATGGTTTACAAAGGCCACCGGAACTCCAGGACAATG ATAAAGGAGTCCTGTTTTTGGGGGAACAACTTTGTGATGAGCGGCTCGGATTGCGGGCACGTCTTCATCTgggacagacacacagcagagcaccTCATGCTGCTCGAAGCCGACAACCACGTGGTCAACTGCCTGCAGCCGCACCCCTACGACCCGA TTCTGGCTTCTTCAGGGATAGACTATGATATCAAGATTTGGTCCCCTCTGGAAGAGTCTCCATCGTTCAACAGAGTTCTCGCCAACGAG GTAATAACTCGGAATGAGCTGATGCTAGAGGAAACTAGAAACACAATCACAGTCCCGGCCTCTTTCATGCTCCGAATGTTGGCCTCCCTAAATCACATCAGATCAG ATCGACTGGAAGGCGATCGCTCCGAAGGTTCAGGACAGGAAAACGAGGACGAGCAGTAG
- the dcaf6 gene encoding DDB1- and CUL4-associated factor 6 isoform X1 — MVTMSCSGNLVWDVNKRLIGYNDPYTIRSNYLGRREFVQRLKLEGTLNVHDGCVNTISWSDTGEYILSGSDDTFLVISNPYNKKVKKSIRSGHRANIFSAKFMPHTNGQEIISCSGDGVIFYTHTEKSPDHNRQCQFTCHYGTAYEIMTVPNDPYTFLSCGEDGTVRWFDLRTKTSCTKEDCKDDILINCRRAATSISISPLMPYYLAVGCSDSSVRIYDRRMLGTRATGNYMGRGTTGMCVRFVPDHLSNKSCRVTSLCYSQDGQEVLVSYSSDYIYLFNPKDDQARELKGASEERREELRQPPVKRLRLRGDWSDTGPRARPESERERDGEQSPNVSLMQRMSDMLSRWFEEASEAQGSRGTRPQIRPRGTAARPEEASDAPPVPAGGSSQESSTPERPGGADVPEAPAGPADPIPKSSSSSSASSSAVTAPPPPSSSSTESSAPSTSSPDSEQRSQAAATGTSTSTATPPSEPALSEYGPHRLPISLVCRRLQRLLRLADPPGRGPRASPPSSAAPERQPQRAAAAGATAETHALTDSPSSVVNKQLGSMTLDEQQGAAEAAGSPPGQPVPAPVSSGAPAASTGTSRPSTAEPVLSLHYSSEGTTHSTIKLDFTDEWSSSASGSMGAGGSKASEAAPSRAGLSKQTSASEQAPSDPPGQQSVSEAPTVQPGSASSSSGSSVQTPTEDSFEGATGASAPSERTQPEGTSGGCRRAGPAAEEGSAGQSQPARSRQESDDSDDDPILIPPTRFRGQGQRFNSRGSAVGDRMIRRSAAARIQELFRRRKERREMEESETQNIRRPSVKMVYKGHRNSRTMIKESCFWGNNFVMSGSDCGHVFIWDRHTAEHLMLLEADNHVVNCLQPHPYDPILASSGIDYDIKIWSPLEESPSFNRVLANEVITRNELMLEETRNTITVPASFMLRMLASLNHIRSDRLEGDRSEGSGQENEDEQ; from the exons GTCAACACCATATCCTGGAGTGACACGGGCGAATACATCCTGTCCGGCTCAGACGATACGTTTCTGGTCATCAGCAACCCGTACAACAAGAAG GTCAAGAAGTCCATCCGTTCGGGCCATCGGGCGAACATCTTCAGTGCAAAGTTCATGCCCCACACCAACGGCCAGGAGATCATCTCCTGCTCCGGGGACGGCGTCATCTTCtacacccacacggagaagagcCCCGACCACAACAGGCAGTGCCAGTTCACCTGCCACTACGGGACGGCGTACGAG ATTATGACGGTACCAAACGACCCCTACACCTTCCTGTCCTGCGGGGAGGACGGCACGGTGCGATGGTTCGACCTTCGCACGAAGACGAGCTGCACTAAAGAGGACTGCAAAGAT GACATCCTGATAAACTGCCGGAGGGCTGCGACCTCGATCTCCATCTCCCCCCTGATGCCCTACTACCTGGCGGTGGGCTGCTCTGACAGCTCGGTACGCATCTATGACCGGCGCATGCTGGGCACCAGAGCCACAG GTAACTACATGGGCCGGGGGACGACCGGCATGTGCGTGAGGTTCGTGCCCGATCACCTGTCCAACAAGTCGTGCCGCGTGACCTCTCTCTGCTACAGCCAGGACGGGCAGGAGGTGCTGGTCAGCTACTCCTCCGATTACATCTACCTGTTCAATCCCAAAGACGACCAGGCCCGGGAGCTGAAGGGAgcgtcagaggagaggagggaggag CTGAGACAGCCTCCTGTGAAGCGCCTCCGTTTGCGGGGTGACTGGTCCGACACTGGGCCTCGAGCTCGACccgagagcgagagggagagagacg gagagcagAGCCCGAACGTGTCTCTGATGCAGCGGATGTCGGACATGTTGTCCCGCTGGTTCGAGGAGGCCAGCGAGGCTCAGGGGAGCAGAGGGACCCGTCCCCAGATCCGCCCCAGAG GGACGGCTGCCCGTCCGGAGGAGGCGTCGGATGCTCCTCCTGTCCCTGCAGGAGGCTCCAGCCAAGAGTCCAGCACCCCTGAGAGACCGGGCGGGGCAGATGTTCCAGAGGCACCGGCTGGTCCTGCCGACCCCATCCCTAAATCaagttcctcctcctcagcctcatCGTCAGCAGTcacagcgcctcctcctcccagctcctCGTCCACAGAGAGTTCAGCACCTTCCACCTCCTCGCCCGACTCGGAGCAGAGGAGTCAAGCCGCCGCGACCGGGACCTCCACATCCACGGCCACCCCCCCATCCGAACCTGCGCTCTCAG AGTACGGTCCTCATCGGCTGCCCATAAGTTTAGTGTGTAGGCGTTTGCAGCGGCTGCTCCGGCTGGCCGACCCACCGGGACGGGGTCCGCGAGCGTCCCCTCcgtcctctgcagctcctgagAGGCAGCcacaaagagctgctgctgccggggCGACTGCAGAGACGCACGCCCTCACAG ATTCCCCCTCGTCTGTGGTAAACAAACAGCTGGGATCCATGACTCTCGATGAACAGCAGg gagcagcagaggctgcaggTTCACCTCCCggtcaacctgtccctgcaccGGTCAGCAGCGGCGCTCCCGCCGCCTCCACTGGCACCAGTCGACCCAGTACAGCAGAGCCGGTCCTCAGCCTGCACTACAGCTCAGAGGGAACCACCCACAGCACCATTAAGCTGGACTTCACCGATGAGTG gAGCAGCAGCGCGTCCGGCTCTATGGGCGCCGGGGGCTCCAAAGCGTCTGAGGCGGCGCCGAGCAGAGCGGGTCTGTCGAAGCAGACCTCGGCGTCTGAGCAAG CTCCCTCCGACCCTCCGGGGCAGCAGAGCGTCTCTGAAGCCCCCACTGTGCAGCCGGGCAGCGCCTCCAGCTCCAGCGGCTCTTCCGTTCAGACCCCGACGGAGGACTCGTTCGAGGGGGCCACCGGGGCTTCCGCGCCGTCAGAGAGGACTCAGCCGGAGGGAACGTCGGGAGGCTGCAGGAGAGCGGGCCCTGCAGCGGAGGAAGGATCGGCGGGGCAGAGTCAGCCCGCCAGGAGCCGCCAGGAGTCCGACGACAGCGACGACGACCCCATTCTCATCCCGCCAACGAGGTTCAGAGGTCAGGGTCAGAG ATTTAATTCCAGAGGATCTGCCGTAGGAGATAGGATGATAAG ACGCTCGGCGGCGGCTCGCATCCAGGAGCTGTTccgcaggaggaaggagagacggGAAATGGAGGAGAGCGAGACCCAGAATATCAGGAGACCCTCAGTCAAAATGGTTTACAAAGGCCACCGGAACTCCAGGACAATG ATAAAGGAGTCCTGTTTTTGGGGGAACAACTTTGTGATGAGCGGCTCGGATTGCGGGCACGTCTTCATCTgggacagacacacagcagagcaccTCATGCTGCTCGAAGCCGACAACCACGTGGTCAACTGCCTGCAGCCGCACCCCTACGACCCGA TTCTGGCTTCTTCAGGGATAGACTATGATATCAAGATTTGGTCCCCTCTGGAAGAGTCTCCATCGTTCAACAGAGTTCTCGCCAACGAG GTAATAACTCGGAATGAGCTGATGCTAGAGGAAACTAGAAACACAATCACAGTCCCGGCCTCTTTCATGCTCCGAATGTTGGCCTCCCTAAATCACATCAGATCAG ATCGACTGGAAGGCGATCGCTCCGAAGGTTCAGGACAGGAAAACGAGGACGAGCAGTAG